The Synechococcus sp. BL107 nucleotide sequence ATCAGTTTCACCACCTCAACAAGGACGGGAACGGCCACTTCAGGTTGGTTTTGACGACGGAAGATGGCCGCTAAGCGCAAATCTGATTCCGCCAATAAGCCAAGGGCTTCACGTCCTTTTTCGTCCATCTCCCGGGGGATGCGTGCATCCAGTCCGCGGAAAGCGCCGCTTAAATCGCGATAAAACGACAACAGCTGTTTTGACACTTTGCGTGCTTTGTCGTACTCGATACGAGCGCTAGCGAGGTCTCCCCGGGCTGCGGCGGCGTCACCACGGGAAATCATCCCGCGAACGGCCGATGGATTAAAGCCAGTGTCGCTTTGCGCCAAAACCCTGTCGCTGGTCGCCTGTTGAGCCAGAAGGGGAGGAGCCGTGACACCAAGCGTGGCCACCAGGGCGGCAGCCGTCAGCAGAGAGCGACAACCCATGGGGTCATACAGAGCAATTTGCGCGGACTTTAGAAGGCTTTTAGCGGTCGTCCAACAGCCTTGCGGGCCGCTTGTTCAGCCGTATGCATCGCAGCGGTGAGTTGGTCGTTGAATTGTTGCGCCGCATCTCGGCCCGTTTCATTGGGGACGTGCAACGCCTCGCCAAAGCAGACCGCGGCACGACTCAACGGGCGTGGCGGCGCTTGGCTGTAGCCCAGACCAACTGGAATGACAGGAACTTGGACCCCCTGGCTTTGGGCGAGCTGGGCAAGACGCATCAGCCCACCACGCACCTGAATCGGGGCATCGCTGCGTTGAATCCGCCCTTCTGGAAACATCACCAATTGCTGGCCACTGGCCAATAAATCAATGGCAAACCGAAGTGTGGTCATCGACGGGCGACCTTGATTCACAGGGAAACAGCCCAAACGTTGCAGGAACCATCCCTGCAGTCCTTTCATTTCCGTCGTTGTCACCATGAAGCGACAGTCACGACCCGTGACCCGTCGGCCTGCTGCCATGGGCAAAAGCAGAGCATCCCAACGGGCTCGATGGGTTGGTGCTAACAGAACAGGTCCGTGATGCGGCAGGCGTTCGCGATGTAACACCAACCGTTCCCGGAATTGCAATGGCAGCGCCAAGTCTTGGGTGGCAAGCATGGCCAAGGGTGCCCAGAAGCGGTCGATCCCGACCTGCAGAGCGCTTTCTCGTGTTGCCAGTGCCGCTGTCAACGGTGAACAGTCGTCAGGAAAACCTCGAGAATGTAAGGCCCGCTGGCCAACCTGCATAGGATTTGGCCATCAATACAAGCCTCCATGGCCAGCTTGGGCGTCAATATCGATCACATTGCCAACATTCGCGAAGCGCGACGCACGGTGGAACCCGATCCCGTGCCGATGGCGATGCTTGCTGA carries:
- a CDS encoding 1-acyl-sn-glycerol-3-phosphate acyltransferase, which produces MTAALATRESALQVGIDRFWAPLAMLATQDLALPLQFRERLVLHRERLPHHGPVLLAPTHRARWDALLLPMAAGRRVTGRDCRFMVTTTEMKGLQGWFLQRLGCFPVNQGRPSMTTLRFAIDLLASGQQLVMFPEGRIQRSDAPIQVRGGLMRLAQLAQSQGVQVPVIPVGLGYSQAPPRPLSRAAVCFGEALHVPNETGRDAAQQFNDQLTAAMHTAEQAARKAVGRPLKAF